The proteins below come from a single Mya arenaria isolate MELC-2E11 chromosome 6, ASM2691426v1 genomic window:
- the LOC128237397 gene encoding ribosome production factor 2 homolog, whose protein sequence is MALQRVVKPKTQRGKRFLESREPKIFENTKQCMFVKGGNTSQTVTQLLKEFCQLKKTHSVMYKRKNILRPFEDETPLEFFSQKSDASLFMFGSHSKKRPNNIVLGRLFDHHILDMIELGIDSFKSMSEFEGPKCPVGTKPCLMFAGEQFDTDPELKRLKNMLIDFFRGEVVKNIRLQGLEHVVMVTVVDGKILVRNYRIILKKSGSRVPRVELDEMGPSVDFSVRRTKIASDDLYKRALKKPKTSTIKKRKNISKDAFGSQLGRVHMQKQDLANLQTRKMKALKRKPAAKGDDQEGGGKRAKSDDETVNT, encoded by the exons atggCTTTGCAGCGTGTTGT CAAGCCCAAAACTCAAAGAGGAAAACGATTCCTGGAATCTCGGGAGCCCaagatatttgaaaatacaaaacaatgcatgtttgTGAAGGGGGGGAACACCAGTCAGACTGTTACTCAACTGCTCAAAGAGTTT TGTCAGTTGAAGAAGACACACTCCGTGATGTACAAAAG AAAGAACATACTGCGGCCATTTGAAGATGAAACACCATTG GAGTTTTTCTCTCAGAAGTCTGATGCCTCTTTGTTCATGTTTGGTAGTCACTCCAAGAAAAGACCTAACAATATAGTTCTGG GTCGTTTGTTTGACCATCACATCTTGGACATGATTGAGTTGGGAATAGATTCTTTTAAATCCATGTCAGAATTTGAG GGTCCAAAGTGTCCAGTGGGAACGAAGCCTTGCCTCATGTTTGCTGGAGAACAGTTTGACACTGACCCGGAACTAAAAAGACTGAAAAACATGCTCATCG ACTTTTTCCGAGGTGAAGTGGTAAAGAACATTCGACTGCAAGGACTTGAGCATGTTGTCATGGTAACAGTAGTGGATGGGAAAATCCTTGTTAGAAACTACAG GATCATATTGAAAAAGTCAGGTAGTCGTGTCCCCAGGGTAGAGCTTGATGAAATGGGGCCATCTGTTGACTTCTCTGTCCGCAGAACCAAAATCGCCTCTGATGACCTCTATAAAAGGGCTCTcaagaaaccaaaaacatccaCG ATAAAGAAGAGGAAGAACATTTCCAAGGATGCATTCGGTTCCCAGCTTGGGCGCGTTCACATGCAGAAGCAAGACCTGGCTAACCTGCAGACCCGCAAAATGAAGGCGCTGAAACGGAAACCAGCAGCCAAGGGAGACGATCAGGAAGGGGGAGGGAAGAGGGCAAAATCTGATGATGAGACTGTGAACACTTGA